A part of Paenibacillus sp. 481 genomic DNA contains:
- a CDS encoding GNAT family N-acetyltransferase, translating to MEIKYVTNPRLTAEQVLHIYEQSGLRRPTEIHRIQSMLENANVMISAWHEDKLVGFLRAMTDFTFDCYVNDLAVHTEYQKHGIGKELVNRLHEQLEDNVLIFLISTEDAKSFYSNLNFKSDFARFGEPMCKVAGGQSC from the coding sequence ATGGAAATCAAATACGTGACGAATCCTAGGCTTACAGCAGAGCAGGTGTTGCACATCTATGAACAATCAGGTTTGCGCCGTCCAACTGAAATACACCGTATTCAATCCATGCTTGAGAATGCTAACGTTATGATTTCTGCTTGGCACGAGGATAAGCTAGTTGGCTTTTTACGGGCTATGACGGATTTCACCTTTGACTGTTATGTAAATGATTTGGCAGTGCATACGGAGTACCAAAAACATGGGATAGGTAAAGAGTTAGTCAATCGTCTTCATGAGCAATTAGAAGATAACGTGCTGATCTTCCTTATTTCTACTGAAGATGCGAAGAGTTTTTACTCAAATTTAAATTTTAAAAGTGATTTCGCAAGATTTGGGGAGCCGATGTGTAAGG